TGAAAATGCCTTAAGCGAAAATATTCAATGTATAAAAAAAAGATTCAATGAAAACAATTGGAAAGCTGACAAATTATATTTAAGCGGTTGGAATTCTTCAATCTCCAATAATGAGCTATTAAATGATACTGTATATAAAGCAGCTTATATTGCTAAAAATATATTAGAAAATTATGATACACTTGAAAGTTTCGGTTATTGGCAAATATCAGATTTCAGTGAAGAAGTAAAGATGAAAAATCAATTATTTCATGGCGGACAGGGTATTTTCACCTATAATGGAATAAAAAAATCCCACTATTATGTTTTTCAAATGCTTAGTAAGCTTAGTGATAGATTGCTTGAAAAAGGAGATGGATTCTTTATAACCACTGATGGAGCTTCAATTCAAATAATCTTATATAATTATCAACATTATTCAAAACTGTATGCAGCAGGTGAAGTATTTGATATGACTTTCAACAATAGATATACACCATTTCCTAAAAACCATACATTAAAATTAATTCTTCCACTTACAAACCTTTGTGAAAGTAGTTATCAGTTAACAGAAACTATTGTAAATAGGGAATATGGAAGCTCTTTTGACAAATGGCTTGACTTAGGTGGTGTGCCTCTAGAAAACAAAAGCGATGTTGAGTATTTAAAATCTGTATCTCTTCCAAGAATTCAGAAAAAAATACTTTCTACAGAAAATAATGCCTTAACAATAACTGCTGAATTAGAACCTCATGAAGTACGCTTGATAGAAATAAACCCTCTTTATTAAAAGAGGGCATTATCTAAGTTTGCCCCAGAAAACTGACTATTATAAAGATCTGCATAGAATCCATTTTTAGCAATAAGCTCATTATGGTTACCCATTTCGATAATACTTCCTTTATCCATAACTAAAATTAACTCTGCATCTTTAATTGTAGATAATCTATGTGCAATTACAAAACTTGTTCTATTTTCCATAAGTTCTGTCATAGCCCTTTGTATATAAACTTCTGTTCTTGAATCGACACTGCTTGTGGCTTCGTCAAGTATCATAATAGTTGGATTTGCAAGTATTGCCCTAGCTATAGTGAGAAGTTGTTTTTGACCCTGTGATATATTTGAAGCTTCTTCATTTAACATTGTATTATATCCATCAGGAAGAGTCTTAATAAAGTGATGTGCATGAGCTGCTCTTGCTGCCTGCATAGCTTCCTCATCTGTTGCACCAACTCTGCCATAAGCGATATTTTCCATTATAGTACCATTAAAGAGCCAAGTCTCTTGAAGTACCATGCCAAACATATTACGCAGATTTCCACGTTTTATATCTCTTATATCAACTCCATCTATTGAAATTTTACCAGCATCAATTTCATAAAACCTCATAAGCAAGTTAACAAGCGTAGTCTTACCAGCACCTGTTGGTCCAACAATTGCAATTGTATGTCCCCTCTTTACATCAATATTCATATCTTTTATAAGTGATTTTTCTGAATTGTAACTAAAATCAACATGTTCGAACTTAACTTCTCCCTTCGGAATCTTAATTACTTTAGTCGCAGAAGTTTCTACAAGTTCCTCAACCTCATCTAATAATTCAAAAATACGCTCAGCTGAAGCTACTGTCGATTGGATAATATTAGCAATATTTGCAGTTTGAACTATTGGTTGTGTAAACTGATTAGAGTATTGGATAAAGGCTTGAATATTACCAATAGTAACTTTACCCTGTGTTGCTAAAAGTCCACCAACAACACAAACTACTACATAACCTATATTACCAACGA
This window of the Clostridium estertheticum genome carries:
- a CDS encoding ABC transporter ATP-binding protein, whose translation is MSANNKENKSAGGIGDSDGPIGSLNGPKAKDFKGTLKRLLGYLKPQRTNFILVFIFAIISTIFTIVGPKISAKAIDKLVEGIANVNGVNIDFTYIKNIILILIVLYLISTVFGFLQQYIMSGVAQKTVYNMRLEVEDKLSRLPLKFFDARTHGEILSRVTNDVDNISTTLQQSLTQLITSIVTIIGIIVMMLTISPIMTLVVILTLPLYIGVTALVAKRSQKYFAAQQKEIGELNGHVEEMYTGHKIVKSFGHEKDSIEEFENINDRLYDAGYKAQFISGIIMPIMKFVGNIGYVVVCVVGGLLATQGKVTIGNIQAFIQYSNQFTQPIVQTANIANIIQSTVASAERIFELLDEVEELVETSATKVIKIPKGEVKFEHVDFSYNSEKSLIKDMNIDVKRGHTIAIVGPTGAGKTTLVNLLMRFYEIDAGKISIDGVDIRDIKRGNLRNMFGMVLQETWLFNGTIMENIAYGRVGATDEEAMQAARAAHAHHFIKTLPDGYNTMLNEEASNISQGQKQLLTIARAILANPTIMILDEATSSVDSRTEVYIQRAMTELMENRTSFVIAHRLSTIKDAELILVMDKGSIIEMGNHNELIAKNGFYADLYNSQFSGANLDNALF